Proteins from one Anopheles nili chromosome 2, idAnoNiliSN_F5_01, whole genome shotgun sequence genomic window:
- the LOC128721290 gene encoding cyclic AMP response element-binding protein B-like — MDNLQTIHVKQERHIGTGTGSILSNTNSDDSLTDDEPSLKKRRDLLTRRPSYRKILSDLGGPEIAHTSSHVTGLPIMATPGDGGEGSSVQLEEQSRKREIRLQKNREAARDCRRKKKEYIKCLENRVAVLENQNKALIEELKSLKELYRQQRSD; from the coding sequence ATGGACAACCTGCAAACCATACACGTCAAACAGGAACGCCACATCGGAACAGGAACCGGGAGCATTCtgagcaacaccaacagcgaTGACTCACTGACGGACGATGAACCTTCGCTCAAGAAACGGAGAGACCTACTTACCAGGCGGCCATCCTACCGCAAGATACTGAGCGATCTCGGTGGTCCGGAAATCGCCCACACCTCAAGTCACGTTACCGGCCTTCCCATCATGGCGACACCGGGCGACGGTGGGGAGGGCAGCAGCGTGCAGCTGGAGGAGCAGTCCCGCAAGCGCGAGATACGGTTGCAGAAAAACCGAGAAGCTGCCCGCGATTGCCGACGTAAGAAAAAGGAATACATCAAGTGCCTAGAAAACCGGGTGGCCGTCCTGGAAAACCAGAACAAGGCGCTCATCGAGGAGCTTAAATCGTTGAAGGAACTCTACCGCCAGCAAAGGAGCGATTGA